From the genome of Kaistella daneshvariae, one region includes:
- a CDS encoding YceI family protein yields MKKVTILALSAFLFAVSCTEAKADQVTTATEQTVAETAGQTFAVDSNASTVNWTATHKGGLNPRFGTTEASGTLAFENGQLTAGSLVSDINSLVTSPESVDPATSDGKTSADLDAHLKSADFFDVEKYPSVKFDITKVEDLAAGTETKTVGANKTVSGNLTIKGKTVNVTFPAKVVVTENQASLESKFTINREDWGLAYGAEGDPKDWMISQGVDLELNIVAKK; encoded by the coding sequence ATGAAAAAAGTAACAATCTTAGCACTTTCAGCATTTTTATTTGCAGTGTCTTGTACCGAAGCTAAAGCTGACCAGGTAACCACCGCAACCGAGCAAACCGTAGCGGAAACAGCAGGACAAACCTTCGCAGTAGACAGCAACGCGAGCACCGTAAACTGGACTGCGACACACAAAGGTGGTCTGAACCCAAGATTTGGTACTACTGAAGCGTCCGGAACTTTGGCTTTCGAAAACGGACAGTTGACTGCCGGAAGTTTGGTTTCTGACATCAACAGTTTGGTAACAAGCCCGGAATCTGTAGACCCGGCGACGAGCGACGGTAAAACTTCCGCAGATCTTGATGCGCATTTGAAAAGTGCAGATTTCTTCGATGTTGAAAAATATCCAAGTGTAAAATTCGACATCACAAAAGTGGAAGATTTAGCTGCAGGAACTGAAACCAAAACTGTTGGCGCAAATAAAACGGTAAGCGGAAACTTGACCATTAAAGGTAAAACCGTAAACGTGACTTTCCCGGCGAAAGTTGTGGTTACTGAAAATCAGGCAAGTTTAGAATCTAAATTCACCATCAACAGAGAAGATTGGGGATTGGCTTATGGCGCGGAAGGCGATCCGAAAGACTGGATGATTTCTCAAGGTGTTGACCTGGAGCTGAACATCGTTGCTAAAAAATAA
- a CDS encoding GNAT family N-acetyltransferase — MNYEIRVMQPEDAAKIIDIYQQGIDGGNATYEKTAPSWEGWDAKYLKVCRFVLENEQNEAVGWCALLPVSERACFKGVAEVSIYLDGSVQGKGLGKMLLKKLILDSEEQGFWTLQAGIFPENEASIAIHEKLGFRVVGRRERLGQLNGVWRDVVLLERRSAVVGIY, encoded by the coding sequence ATGAACTACGAAATCCGCGTGATGCAGCCAGAGGACGCCGCGAAAATTATCGATATTTATCAACAGGGAATTGATGGCGGCAATGCCACTTACGAAAAAACGGCGCCTAGCTGGGAAGGCTGGGATGCCAAATATCTGAAGGTTTGCCGCTTTGTTTTGGAGAATGAACAGAACGAAGCGGTTGGCTGGTGCGCGCTTTTACCGGTAAGCGAACGAGCATGTTTCAAAGGGGTGGCGGAAGTCAGCATTTACCTGGACGGTTCGGTGCAGGGAAAAGGACTGGGAAAAATGTTGCTGAAAAAATTAATTCTCGACAGCGAAGAACAGGGATTTTGGACCTTACAGGCCGGAATTTTTCCGGAAAATGAAGCCAGCATCGCCATCCATGAAAAACTGGGTTTCCGTGTGGTGGGACGACGCGAGCGGCTGGGCCAGCTAAATGGCGTTTGGCGCGATGTGGTTCTGCTGGAACGCCGCAGCGCAGTTGTGGGAATTTATTGA
- a CDS encoding DUF6952 family protein — translation MKLPIIRQFYQTQTTENLEKTLEVLEAFSEFRGASEEDLNVVGELITNICGALEVHAEVAKGTAERDALNGFAQKVLGSIDK, via the coding sequence ATGAAACTCCCAATAATCAGACAGTTCTATCAAACGCAGACTACCGAAAATCTTGAAAAAACTTTAGAAGTTTTAGAAGCTTTTTCAGAATTCCGCGGAGCTTCTGAAGAAGATTTAAACGTCGTAGGTGAATTAATTACCAACATCTGCGGCGCTTTGGAAGTTCATGCGGAGGTTGCAAAAGGAACGGCAGAACGCGACGCCTTAAATGGCTTTGCCCAAAAAGTTCTGGGTTCAATTGACAAATAA
- a CDS encoding heme-binding domain-containing protein gives MKKILVILLVAFILIQFFPIDKNNPEPTPQMDFLKIKNTPEKTANLIRNGCYDCHSNESKYPWYSNVQPMAWFLKDHIDEGRKELNFSTFATYLTKRQAKKMEEAAELIEKNEMPLDSYIILHSEAKYTDAEKQELIHYFKTLAEETRLMNTLPTEVQKSDFKIQ, from the coding sequence GTGAAAAAGATTCTTGTTATTTTGCTGGTGGCGTTCATTTTGATTCAGTTTTTCCCGATTGATAAAAATAATCCGGAACCAACGCCGCAAATGGATTTTTTGAAAATTAAAAATACGCCCGAAAAAACGGCAAATTTAATTAGAAACGGCTGCTACGACTGTCACAGCAACGAATCTAAATATCCGTGGTATTCAAACGTACAACCGATGGCGTGGTTTCTGAAGGATCATATTGACGAAGGCAGAAAAGAATTAAATTTTTCCACCTTCGCGACTTATCTTACAAAGAGACAAGCTAAAAAAATGGAAGAAGCCGCGGAATTGATCGAAAAGAACGAAATGCCACTGGATTCCTATATCATATTGCATTCGGAAGCAAAATATACCGATGCGGAAAAGCAGGAGCTAATTCACTATTTCAAAACCCTGGCGGAAGAAACGCGCCTGATGAATACGCTGCCGACAGAGGTACAAAAATCTGATTTTAAAATACAGTAA
- a CDS encoding HRDC domain-containing protein translates to MMKVKIFKIRLSEEFIYSDQKLLDRFLEENNILKYETAFVKDDESYWSVVLYFEELKVLVNENQPEKYSADADWVLSEDEIKILDSLKIWRSEKAKDQKLPVYFIATNKELFSIAKYKPAKKEELRDIKGFGKHKIENYGEEIIEILEMV, encoded by the coding sequence ATGATGAAAGTTAAAATTTTTAAAATCAGACTGTCTGAGGAGTTTATTTACTCGGATCAGAAATTATTGGATCGTTTTTTAGAAGAAAATAACATCTTAAAATACGAAACCGCTTTTGTAAAAGACGACGAAAGTTACTGGTCGGTGGTGCTTTATTTTGAAGAACTGAAAGTTTTGGTGAATGAAAATCAGCCCGAAAAATACAGCGCTGATGCCGATTGGGTGCTTTCGGAAGATGAAATAAAAATTCTGGACTCGCTGAAAATCTGGCGCTCCGAAAAAGCTAAAGATCAAAAGTTGCCGGTTTATTTCATTGCCACCAATAAAGAACTTTTTTCCATCGCGAAGTACAAGCCCGCGAAAAAAGAAGAATTACGCGACATCAAAGGTTTTGGAAAACACAAAATTGAAAATTATGGCGAAGAAATCATCGAAATTTTAGAAATGGTCTAA
- a CDS encoding thioredoxin family protein gives MYTELAEDNLQQIVADNEKVVVQYGATWCGNCRIMKPKFKKLAAENEEIPFLYVDAEKLPESRKLAKVDNLPTFAIFKNGELVNQVQSNQAESLNNLFKELN, from the coding sequence ATGTACACAGAATTAGCAGAAGACAATTTGCAGCAGATTGTTGCAGACAATGAAAAAGTTGTAGTACAATACGGCGCTACCTGGTGCGGAAACTGCCGCATTATGAAGCCAAAGTTTAAAAAATTGGCTGCTGAAAACGAAGAAATTCCGTTTTTATATGTTGACGCCGAAAAATTGCCGGAAAGCCGGAAATTAGCAAAAGTTGACAATTTACCAACCTTTGCCATTTTCAAAAATGGTGAATTGGTGAATCAGGTTCAGTCTAATCAGGCTGAAAGTTTAAATAATCTTTTTAAAGAATTAAATTAA
- a CDS encoding pyruvate decarboxylase: MKNLYLVRNSFTVLLLFASYSLFSQTTVSNKTSQTHNILYFNPEVFPEIDEIKEPTYTAFFSALSDQLSQRGANKLLRVDYNVPFDDADPALISEFCENNNAHFAVVPKVKYFKVGFGKYVFSNQVIVSLKVYSATGNLLAETSYDTYKKGGRLVGSAENSIKVGTLGALKTINKQLRKKYKAEWSTLNQLEIPTYQYSRI, translated from the coding sequence ATGAAAAATCTTTATTTAGTCCGAAATTCCTTCACAGTACTTTTGCTGTTCGCGAGTTATAGCTTGTTTAGTCAAACTACGGTCTCAAATAAAACCTCCCAAACGCACAATATTCTCTATTTCAATCCGGAAGTTTTTCCGGAGATCGATGAAATAAAAGAACCTACTTATACGGCATTTTTTTCTGCTTTGTCCGACCAGCTCAGCCAGCGCGGCGCAAATAAACTGTTGCGTGTAGATTACAACGTACCTTTTGATGATGCTGATCCGGCGTTGATTTCAGAATTTTGTGAAAACAATAATGCGCATTTTGCCGTGGTACCGAAGGTAAAATATTTTAAAGTCGGCTTTGGGAAATATGTTTTTTCAAATCAGGTGATTGTCAGTCTGAAAGTATATTCCGCGACCGGAAATCTTTTGGCTGAAACTTCTTATGACACTTATAAAAAAGGTGGAAGATTGGTGGGCTCCGCTGAAAACTCTATTAAAGTCGGGACTTTGGGTGCCCTGAAGACCATCAATAAGCAACTTCGCAAAAAATATAAAGCGGAATGGAGCACGCTCAACCAGTTGGAAATCCCCACGTACCAGTATTCGCGTATTTAG
- the uvrA gene encoding excinuclease ABC subunit UvrA: MKENKEYIEVYGAREHNLKNIDVKIPRNELVVITGLSGSGKSSLAFDTIFAEGQRRYIETFSAYARQFLGGLERPDVDKIDGLSPVIAIEQKTTNKNPRSTVGTVTELYDFLRLLFARVSDAYSLTSGKQLVSYTEEQILEAIKTNYKGEKVMLLAPVVRSRKGHYHELFVQMAKKGYGQARIDGEIQDIEYDLKLDRYKTHDIDIVIDRWIIGETASENRMEKSLKTALQMGEGIVGIQKLGTENIEYFSKNLMDAETGHSLALPEPNTFSFNSPKGSCPYCKGLGTVKKVNTDYFVDNPKLSINQGGLLPLEDIKSNKWILGQIKNILEIFGLSLATPIKDIPAEALDYMYNGCHKEFNKDLKYAGINKKIKVNFDGLISLINDMIDDKESYDAILLERHFTTEETCPECHGTRLQPSSLSFKIDGKNIAEINALSLSDLKEWLIDIEDKFSKNNKIIAHEILKEIKTRLQFLLDVGLEYLSLSRSSRTLSGGESQRIRLATQIGSQLVNVLYILDEPSIGLHQRDNERLINSLKNLRDIGNSVLVVEHDKDMIMEADEVLDIGPRAGKFGGEVLWQGKPQELLKADTITADYITGKRKIEVPEKRREGNGKSLILKGATGNNLKNVNLEIPLGKLVVVSGISGSGKSSLINGTLYPILNQHFYRSVQEPLPYKKFEGIDNIDKIVDVDQTPIGRTPRSNPATYTGMFTDIRNLFAELPESKIRAYKAGRFSFNVKGGRCETCKGGGLKVIEMNFLPDVYVHCETCNGKRFNRETLEVRYKGKSISDVLEMTINEATEFFQPIPKIYAKVKTMQDVGLGYITLGQQSTTLSGGEAQRIKLATELSKRQTGNTLYILDEPTTGLHFEDVKVLMDAINKLVDLGNSFIIIEHNMDVIKLADHIIDIGPEGGKNGGEIIAKGTPEEVVKSKKSLTAKFLKKELK, encoded by the coding sequence ATGAAAGAAAACAAAGAATATATAGAAGTTTACGGCGCCCGTGAACATAATTTAAAAAACATTGATGTTAAAATTCCGCGTAACGAACTCGTTGTCATAACAGGACTTTCTGGCAGCGGAAAATCATCACTCGCGTTTGATACCATTTTCGCGGAAGGTCAGCGCAGATATATCGAAACTTTTTCCGCCTACGCGCGGCAGTTTCTTGGCGGCTTGGAGCGTCCGGACGTCGATAAAATAGATGGACTTTCTCCCGTTATTGCCATTGAGCAGAAAACCACCAATAAAAATCCGCGCTCTACAGTCGGCACGGTTACAGAATTGTACGACTTTCTGCGTTTGCTTTTCGCGCGCGTCTCGGATGCGTATTCCCTGACTTCCGGTAAACAGCTCGTAAGTTATACCGAAGAACAAATTTTAGAAGCCATCAAAACCAATTACAAAGGCGAAAAAGTAATGCTATTGGCGCCGGTGGTGCGTTCGCGAAAAGGTCATTATCACGAACTTTTCGTGCAGATGGCGAAAAAAGGCTATGGTCAGGCAAGAATTGACGGCGAAATTCAGGATATCGAATATGACTTGAAACTCGACCGTTATAAAACCCACGATATTGATATCGTTATCGACCGTTGGATCATTGGCGAAACCGCTTCCGAAAACCGCATGGAAAAATCGCTGAAAACCGCGCTTCAAATGGGCGAGGGAATTGTCGGCATTCAAAAACTGGGCACTGAAAATATCGAGTATTTCTCAAAGAATTTAATGGATGCCGAAACCGGACATTCACTTGCGTTACCGGAACCGAACACCTTTTCCTTTAACTCACCGAAGGGAAGTTGCCCCTATTGCAAAGGTCTGGGAACCGTTAAAAAAGTTAACACCGATTATTTCGTCGATAACCCGAAGCTTTCAATCAACCAGGGTGGATTATTGCCGTTGGAAGATATCAAATCCAACAAATGGATTTTGGGTCAGATTAAAAATATCCTTGAAATTTTCGGACTTTCCCTGGCGACACCGATAAAAGATATTCCCGCTGAAGCGCTGGATTATATGTACAACGGCTGCCACAAAGAATTCAACAAAGATTTAAAATACGCGGGCATCAACAAAAAAATCAAGGTAAATTTTGATGGTTTGATTTCACTTATCAATGATATGATCGATGATAAAGAAAGCTACGACGCAATCTTGCTTGAACGCCATTTTACAACTGAAGAAACCTGCCCTGAATGTCACGGCACGCGTTTGCAGCCTTCAAGTTTAAGTTTTAAAATTGACGGTAAAAATATCGCTGAAATCAACGCGCTGTCACTTTCAGACCTTAAAGAATGGCTTATTGACATTGAAGATAAGTTCAGCAAAAACAATAAAATCATCGCGCACGAAATTCTGAAAGAAATAAAAACGCGTTTGCAGTTTCTTTTGGATGTCGGTTTGGAATATCTCAGTTTAAGCCGCAGTTCACGCACGTTGTCCGGCGGTGAATCGCAGCGGATTCGCTTGGCTACACAAATTGGTTCTCAGCTTGTAAATGTGCTGTATATTTTAGATGAACCTTCGATTGGTTTGCATCAACGTGATAATGAGAGACTCATCAACTCGCTGAAAAATCTGCGTGATATCGGCAATTCTGTACTCGTTGTAGAGCACGACAAGGACATGATCATGGAAGCTGATGAGGTTTTGGACATCGGACCGCGCGCCGGAAAATTTGGCGGCGAAGTCCTGTGGCAGGGAAAACCACAGGAATTGCTGAAAGCGGACACCATTACTGCGGATTATATTACCGGAAAACGCAAAATAGAGGTTCCCGAGAAACGTCGCGAAGGCAACGGAAAATCGTTAATTTTAAAAGGTGCAACCGGAAATAACCTTAAAAATGTCAACTTAGAAATTCCGCTCGGTAAACTGGTTGTCGTTAGCGGTATTTCAGGTAGCGGTAAATCTTCTTTAATTAATGGAACTTTATATCCGATTTTAAACCAGCATTTTTACCGCAGCGTTCAGGAACCTTTGCCATACAAAAAATTTGAAGGAATTGATAATATCGACAAAATTGTGGATGTTGATCAAACCCCAATCGGGCGTACACCACGCTCTAATCCAGCGACTTACACCGGAATGTTCACCGATATCCGAAATCTTTTTGCCGAGCTTCCCGAATCAAAAATTCGGGCTTATAAAGCCGGAAGATTTTCATTTAATGTAAAAGGTGGACGTTGTGAAACCTGTAAGGGTGGTGGTTTAAAAGTCATTGAAATGAATTTTTTGCCTGATGTGTATGTTCACTGTGAAACCTGTAACGGAAAAAGATTTAACCGCGAAACACTGGAAGTTCGCTATAAAGGAAAATCAATTTCTGATGTTTTGGAAATGACGATTAACGAAGCGACAGAATTTTTCCAGCCGATCCCGAAAATTTATGCAAAAGTGAAAACCATGCAGGATGTTGGTCTAGGTTACATTACGCTTGGGCAGCAATCAACGACTTTAAGCGGTGGTGAAGCGCAGCGCATCAAACTTGCTACAGAACTTTCGAAAAGACAAACCGGAAATACACTTTATATTCTTGATGAACCTACAACAGGACTTCATTTCGAAGATGTAAAAGTGTTGATGGACGCTATTAATAAACTCGTAGATCTTGGGAACTCTTTCATTATCATCGAGCACAATATGGATGTCATCAAACTCGCCGATCATATTATCGATATCGGCCCGGAAGGTGGTAAAAACGGCGGCGAAATTATCGCGAAGGGAACACCTGAAGAAGTGGTAAAATCTAAAAAATCGCTTACGGCGAAGTTTTTAAAAAAAGAGTTAAAATGA
- a CDS encoding single-stranded DNA-binding protein, with the protein MSLRNKVSLVGRTGKEVEILKFEWGKMAKVSLATTDYYTNAVGEKVEETQWHNLVVNGKLADVMEKYVEKGKEIAIEGKIVYRTFDDKEGIKRHTTEIRVEELLLLGGK; encoded by the coding sequence ATGTCACTAAGAAACAAAGTAAGCCTTGTGGGCCGCACCGGAAAAGAAGTTGAAATTTTAAAATTCGAATGGGGGAAAATGGCAAAGGTAAGTTTGGCCACCACCGATTATTACACCAACGCTGTAGGCGAAAAAGTAGAAGAAACGCAATGGCACAACCTGGTTGTCAACGGAAAACTCGCCGACGTCATGGAAAAATACGTAGAAAAAGGCAAAGAAATCGCCATAGAAGGAAAAATCGTTTACAGAACCTTCGACGACAAAGAAGGAATAAAGCGCCACACCACCGAAATCCGCGTGGAAGAACTGCTGTTGTTAGGCGGAAAATAA
- a CDS encoding GNAT family N-acetyltransferase has translation MEITIREIQKSDNQILAKIIRSCFHDFKVSTCGTVYEDPTTDNLFELFTEPKSALFVAEVDGEIAGCCGIFPTEGLQENCAELVKFYLDKNSRGKGLGKLLMEKSIEYAREAGYKSIYIESLPEFSTAVSIYEKQGFRYLEQPLGNSGHSGCNLWMLKEL, from the coding sequence ATGGAAATAACAATTCGAGAAATTCAGAAATCAGATAATCAAATATTAGCAAAGATAATCCGCAGTTGCTTTCACGACTTTAAAGTCTCCACCTGCGGCACCGTCTATGAAGATCCAACAACCGACAATCTGTTTGAGTTATTCACAGAACCGAAATCCGCTCTTTTCGTTGCTGAAGTCGACGGTGAAATCGCCGGCTGTTGTGGTATTTTCCCCACCGAAGGTTTACAGGAAAACTGCGCCGAGCTAGTGAAATTTTACCTCGATAAAAATTCGCGCGGCAAGGGACTCGGAAAATTGCTGATGGAAAAAAGCATTGAATATGCCCGTGAAGCAGGTTATAAGTCGATCTACATTGAAAGTTTACCGGAATTTTCCACGGCGGTTTCCATCTACGAAAAACAGGGTTTCCGCTATCTGGAACAACCGTTGGGCAACTCCGGACACAGCGGTTGCAACCTGTGGATGCTGAAGGAGCTTTAG
- a CDS encoding peroxiredoxin: MSLVGKKFPNVTIDAMSEMGDDLRINVFEEAVNNQQKVLLFWYPKDFTFVCPTELHAFQEALGEFEKRNTKVIGASCDTNEVHFAWLNTPKDNGGIEGVTYPILADTHRQLANILGIVDQDFEYDDEGNESFTGSNVTYRATYLIDETGKIFHEAVNDMPLGRNVKEFLRLIDAYAHVQKHGEVCPANWEEGKDAMQANRKSTAEYLASQN; the protein is encoded by the coding sequence ATGTCATTAGTAGGAAAAAAATTCCCGAACGTAACCATCGATGCAATGTCTGAAATGGGCGACGATTTAAGAATCAACGTATTCGAAGAAGCAGTTAATAACCAACAAAAAGTGCTTTTGTTCTGGTATCCGAAAGATTTCACTTTTGTGTGCCCAACAGAACTTCACGCTTTTCAGGAAGCTTTAGGTGAATTCGAAAAAAGAAACACCAAAGTAATCGGTGCTTCATGCGACACCAACGAAGTTCACTTCGCATGGTTGAACACGCCAAAAGACAACGGCGGAATTGAAGGTGTTACTTACCCAATTTTAGCAGATACGCACAGACAACTTGCAAATATTCTAGGAATCGTAGATCAGGATTTTGAATATGATGATGAAGGTAATGAATCTTTCACCGGTTCAAACGTAACCTACAGAGCGACTTACCTCATCGACGAAACCGGAAAAATCTTCCACGAAGCGGTAAACGATATGCCATTGGGCAGAAATGTGAAAGAATTTTTAAGATTAATCGATGCTTACGCACACGTGCAGAAACACGGTGAAGTTTGCCCTGCCAACTGGGAAGAAGGCAAAGATGCAATGCAGGCGAACAGAAAATCTACCGCGGAATATTTAGCATCACAAAACTAA
- the hisS gene encoding histidine--tRNA ligase: protein MKPSLAKGTRDFSAEEVYRRKFIVNILQKNFELFGFQPLETPSFENLSTLTGKYGEEGDRLIFKILNSGDYASKTKDEDWSAKNSQKLTSQISEKALRYDLTVPFARYVAMNHGQLNFPFKRYQIQPVWRADRPQKGRFREFYQCDADVVGSVSLWQEVELVQLYLKSFSDLNLKVALHLNNRKILSGLAEFAGISNQLIDFTVALDKLDKIGKDGVVKELLEKNISEESIEKLDFLFNQSENALENLAQLKEKFQGNEIGTSGVEELEFVLKNSFELGISEETLKFDITLARGLDYYTGAIFEVKALDVAMGSIGGGGRYDNLTEVFGVKNIPGIGVSFGLDRIYLVMEELNLFPEESAKKVEFLFANYGEKESLQAMKIIAKLHQKDISAELYPESAKLKKQFVYAEKKGIPNLVFYGEQEISDGNVTIKNLETGEQITKSVDEFLK, encoded by the coding sequence ATGAAGCCCAGTTTAGCCAAAGGAACGCGCGATTTTTCCGCGGAAGAAGTGTACCGCAGAAAATTCATTGTCAATATTTTACAGAAAAACTTTGAACTGTTTGGTTTTCAACCTTTAGAAACGCCAAGTTTCGAAAATCTGTCCACTTTAACCGGAAAATATGGTGAGGAAGGCGACCGCTTGATTTTTAAAATTCTGAATTCCGGTGATTACGCTTCCAAAACCAAAGATGAAGATTGGTCAGCGAAAAATTCACAGAAACTGACTTCGCAAATCTCCGAAAAAGCACTTCGTTACGATCTTACTGTGCCGTTTGCGCGCTATGTCGCGATGAACCACGGGCAGCTGAATTTCCCTTTCAAGCGTTATCAAATTCAACCTGTTTGGCGTGCAGACCGTCCACAAAAAGGCCGTTTCCGCGAATTTTATCAGTGCGATGCCGACGTTGTAGGTAGTGTAAGTTTATGGCAGGAAGTGGAATTGGTGCAGCTGTATTTAAAATCATTTTCAGATTTGAATCTGAAAGTGGCACTTCACCTCAACAACCGAAAGATACTTTCCGGTTTGGCAGAATTTGCCGGCATTTCAAACCAACTAATTGATTTTACCGTTGCGCTCGATAAACTGGATAAAATCGGGAAAGACGGCGTGGTGAAAGAACTTTTAGAAAAAAATATTTCTGAAGAATCTATTGAAAAGCTCGACTTTTTATTCAACCAAAGCGAAAATGCGCTTGAAAATTTAGCTCAGTTAAAAGAGAAATTTCAGGGAAATGAAATCGGAACAAGTGGAGTGGAAGAGCTGGAATTTGTTCTGAAAAATTCCTTCGAACTTGGAATTTCCGAAGAAACTTTAAAATTCGATATTACTTTAGCACGCGGTCTGGATTATTACACTGGTGCAATTTTCGAGGTAAAAGCACTCGACGTAGCGATGGGTTCTATCGGTGGTGGCGGACGCTACGACAATTTAACCGAAGTTTTCGGTGTGAAAAATATTCCTGGAATTGGTGTTTCATTTGGTCTGGACCGAATTTATCTTGTAATGGAAGAACTCAATTTATTCCCGGAAGAATCGGCAAAAAAAGTGGAATTTCTATTTGCTAATTACGGCGAAAAAGAATCTTTACAGGCGATGAAAATTATTGCTAAACTTCACCAAAAAGACATTTCCGCGGAGCTTTATCCGGAATCGGCAAAACTGAAAAAACAGTTTGTTTATGCCGAAAAAAAAGGAATCCCAAATTTGGTTTTTTATGGTGAACAGGAAATTTCCGACGGAAATGTTACCATTAAAAATCTGGAAACCGGCGAGCAAATCACCAAATCAGTCGACGAGTTTTTGAAATAA
- a CDS encoding class I SAM-dependent methyltransferase → MENYLDINRKLWNAKVDAHLKSDFYFLEEFLQGRTSLNSIELDLLGDVEGKDILHLQCHFGQDSISLSRLGAHVTGIDLSDRAIDAAIDLAEKCGTDTDFLVSDVYNLPDILPQKYDIVFATYGTIGWLPDLQKWAQVISHFLKPGGKFVFVEFHPFVWMFDDDFKYIKYSYFNDEQIIETKSGTYADRDADIVEEEVSWNHSTSEVLTSLLEENLELLSFQEHNWSPYPCFSHIEEVEKGKFQIPQFGKKVPLVFSLVAQKNKTQNLVLE, encoded by the coding sequence ATGGAAAATTACCTTGATATCAACCGGAAACTGTGGAACGCAAAAGTTGACGCGCACTTAAAATCAGATTTCTACTTTCTGGAAGAATTTCTGCAAGGCAGAACGTCCTTAAATTCAATTGAACTCGATCTTTTGGGCGACGTTGAAGGCAAAGATATTCTTCATCTTCAGTGCCATTTCGGTCAGGACAGCATTTCGCTTTCCCGCCTCGGCGCTCATGTTACCGGCATTGATCTATCCGACAGAGCCATCGACGCCGCGATTGATTTAGCAGAAAAATGCGGCACAGACACCGATTTTTTGGTTTCGGACGTCTATAATTTGCCCGACATTTTACCTCAGAAGTACGACATCGTTTTTGCAACGTACGGCACCATCGGCTGGCTTCCCGATTTGCAAAAATGGGCGCAGGTCATTTCTCATTTTTTGAAACCGGGCGGTAAATTCGTTTTTGTAGAATTTCACCCTTTTGTCTGGATGTTCGATGACGATTTTAAATATATAAAATACAGTTATTTCAACGATGAGCAAATCATCGAAACCAAATCCGGAACTTACGCAGACCGCGACGCGGACATTGTAGAAGAAGAAGTCAGTTGGAATCATTCAACCTCGGAAGTGCTTACCAGTCTCTTGGAAGAAAATCTGGAGCTGCTCTCATTCCAGGAACATAACTGGTCGCCGTATCCGTGTTTTTCTCATATTGAGGAGGTGGAAAAAGGCAAATTTCAGATTCCGCAATTCGGCAAGAAAGTTCCGCTCGTATTTTCTTTGGTGGCACAAAAAAATAAAACGCAGAATCTTGTTTTAGAATAA
- a CDS encoding thiol-disulfide oxidoreductase DCC family protein, with protein sequence MTNIDPTKYYVFYDGECGFCNFWVHWILKRDNKDQFLFAALQGEFGQKFLGDRNLELKDLDTLYLWKPDEYYLRKSHAVFKISEILGGVYQFISLLRFLPTFITDFFYDQIAENRKSLATQACEIPTPEERKKFIG encoded by the coding sequence ATGACAAATATAGACCCAACAAAATATTACGTTTTTTACGACGGTGAATGTGGATTTTGCAATTTCTGGGTTCACTGGATTTTAAAACGAGACAATAAAGACCAGTTTTTATTTGCGGCTTTACAGGGAGAATTTGGTCAGAAATTTTTAGGCGACCGCAATCTGGAGCTTAAAGATCTGGACACCCTTTACCTTTGGAAACCCGACGAATATTACTTGAGAAAATCGCATGCGGTCTTCAAAATTTCTGAAATTTTAGGCGGTGTTTACCAGTTTATTTCACTTTTACGTTTTTTACCGACTTTCATTACGGATTTTTTCTACGACCAAATCGCGGAAAACCGAAAATCCCTTGCCACTCAAGCCTGCGAGATCCCCACACCAGAAGAAAGGAAAAAATTTATCGGCTAA